In Candidatus Bathyarchaeia archaeon, one DNA window encodes the following:
- a CDS encoding ERCC4 domain-containing protein has product MSGEFKPIIFADVRESMDVKDYMREFGCEVVEKTLAPADYVVAENYAVERKEIHDFLRSVFDGRLFEQAERLAETYENACLVVEGDINTVKFMQIPQAFWSALAKVMADHNIALVFTPDEKHTAMFLYALAKKLQEEERRKVIVKHKPKAYTLKERQLLAVQSLPKVGPERAEALLRRFGSVRRVFQATKRELLSVRGLGEKTAQAIIEFLDTKYPGLEEP; this is encoded by the coding sequence AGAGAGTTTGGTTGCGAGGTTGTGGAGAAAACTCTTGCCCCCGCAGATTATGTTGTGGCTGAAAACTATGCCGTTGAAAGAAAGGAAATCCATGATTTTCTCCGCTCAGTCTTTGATGGTAGGCTTTTTGAGCAGGCTGAAAGGCTGGCGGAAACCTACGAAAACGCCTGCCTTGTGGTGGAGGGCGACATAAACACCGTGAAGTTCATGCAGATCCCTCAAGCATTTTGGAGTGCCCTCGCCAAAGTCATGGCGGATCACAATATCGCTTTAGTTTTCACGCCAGACGAGAAACATACAGCTATGTTTCTATATGCGTTGGCCAAAAAACTGCAGGAGGAAGAGAGGCGAAAGGTAATAGTCAAACACAAGCCTAAGGCATATACCCTCAAGGAAAGACAGCTTTTAGCCGTGCAAAGCTTGCCAAAGGTTGGACCCGAAAGGGCTGAGGCTCTTCTTAGACGTTTTGGAAGCGTTAGACGCGTATTCCAAGCGACGAAGCGGGAGCTCTTGTCAGTTAGAGGTTTAGGCGAAAAAACAGCCCAAGCCATAATCGAGTTTTTGGACACCAAATACCCTGGTCTTGAGGAACCGTGA